In Lachnospiraceae bacterium, the DNA window CAGATGGTATTATATGGGCGGAAATGGTGTAATGTATGCAAATACATGGACACCTGACGGAAGATATGTGGATGGTTCCGGTGCCTGGGTACAGTAAACGGACATGTACAGGACAGGAACATCACCATAAATGAAAGTCAGTTCAGCATACAGAAGAGGGACTTAGGGAAACAATTGAAAAATCATCTTCAGAGCGGGAATAACGGTAGACCTGATTAGAAAGACGGTCCTGGGCCGGGACTTCTGTCTGGTTGATAAAAGTTACCAGATGGGCAAGATCATTGTAAGAGACCAACTCATCATCAGGTAAAAGAAGAACTTCATGAATGCTGGAGGGAAGGATCAGAATGTTACGGTCCATCCCTTCAGCAAAATTTTTTATTGTGTCTTTGTAAAGAATACAGGCAGCGCCATTTATGCCGTTTTTATTGGTAAGAACGTAAAAAGGAGTATCTGGCAGCGATGGGTCATAGTGTAAATGTCCGGGATCGAGAGATTCCAGAATACATGACATGCTGGAGATAGAAGGAGGAAAAAGACTGGGAGTGTTAATGAGGGATTGCCTGTAAAGATCATCTACAGTAATGCCCCAGGTCTTTATATGATGGTCATAAATGGCAGCTGTCATAATACCGTCTTCATTTTCCTGTATATACAGATAAAAGACAATAGCAAGATCCAGCCAGGGAATATGGGGCATGGTCTTTAAAAGAGACTGGTTGGAAGCAGCATTGATCAGGCGGAAAGCAATACGGGAAGAAATGGAAGCATAGTCAGAAAGTGCGAACTGGTTTAAAAAAGGCGGATAACTGTTTTCATGATAGGCAGTTAAGAGCTTTTTGGTGATCGTTTCCAGAGAAACGCCGTCCAGATAATGCTCATAAAAGGGATTCAGGTAAATAGAAGGTGCTACGGGACTGCCGTTTTTTTCAATACACAGTCCGTCCAGGATAAGACTATTATTCTTCTGTACTTTCCTTAAAGTAAGAGAGTAACCATCCCCCAGTGCCAGTTCCATTTGTTTTTTCATTGTTTCAAGAAATTCATTGTATACCAAAAGATATACCTCCTAATATAATATTTATGAAAACTGCATACGCAGATCCATAGTAAACGGATATGCCATTTGGCGGTGACATCATCATAAATGAAAGTCAGTTGTAAAAATGGATTCATACGGATTCATTATAATCAAGATGTTGAGGCCAAAAGGTATTTTGACCTCTCTGATACCGAATTGCTACGTGTTTTGCACTCCCGCAATTCTAAAAACATTCGTAATCCGCTCATTTTTCTTCAAAAAATGACTTCTTACTCATGTTTTTGGCAGGTCCAAAGCTCAAAAATCCTCCTGCAAGCAAGCTTGCATCGGATTTATGACCTTTTGACCCTGGTATCTAATCAATTACAGATCATAGAAATGATAAAGATTAAATATAAGATATGTAACCAGAATAAGGGATGGGGGATGATTTGTCAAGGGAAAGAGGAAAAAAAGATAAAAAAAGAATGCGTCTGAGAGGAATCGAACCACTGACATACACCAGAGAAAATAAAGGAAAATGCGGTATCTCCAGCCACTGTATGTTGATCTGACCACAAATCTGACCATGAATCGTTTAACGGCAGCCTGCGGTCTGATTTCCGGGTATCAAAATTGTGTATCATTACATTTGGGAAAGTTGATTGTCAAGAAATTGATAGTCGGCTTTTTTTGTACTCATTTTTGGGTTAATCCCTTTCTGAAAAAACGGAAAAGGTTAACATAAATAACAAATAAGGAGGATACGCAACATGAGAAAAGGAACATTAGTTCGTGATGCAGAGTCGGACAGAATGATGATCCGTTACGGAATCGAGGAGTACAGCGATGGATTGCATTGCGGAACACCGTTGGAGGTTAAGGTGGGGAGCCACTGGAGACAGACCAGACTTGAGTATGATGGTGCGGATTGGTATCTGGTAGGCATCCGGACAGAGCAGTTAGAGGGATTAAGCGTCAGAACCGGAAAGTGGGGTAGCCATGAAAATTAAACATATGATATCTGGGAAAAGCAATAGCGAAAAGTTGTTGCAGTGCAGTCAGATGGCATTAAATCTGGCGGTTATCCTGGCACTGAGTCCGTTGGTGTATACAGCTTTGGAGGATGTATACCGTAAAGCATCTGGATGGCCGGAACGTCTCCGCAATGCAGTCTGGGATTATTTATCTGGAGGCAGCGTATAGGCGTGAGTGAGGGGTATCTCCGACCAGTCTGCCCCATTAGCAGTCTGCTGCTCTACGCAGCATCCAGCAGATGGAGCATCCAGCCCCGTTTCCCTTAATTAAAGATATTGTTGGGTAAAAAAGAAAGGTCAGTCGATTTTGCCGATGAAGCGGTAGTAGATTTCTACTTCCTGCTCACGGCTTCCATCCTCGCCCTTGACAGCTTCGTGGACGGTTATTTTTTCAATTAGAGTGTTCAGAAGTTCGGCGGTCAGCTCCACAGGGTTGACATACTGTTTCATTAGGGCAATCCACTTTTCAGCATCCGCTGCGGTCTGTACGGCGGCTTCCATCATTTCGTGAAGCTGTCTTATTTTTGTTTCAAGCTCCTTTTGCTCGTTCTGGTACTTCTCGGACAGCATATTGAAGTTATACTCGGTTATGCGTCCGGCAGACCAGTCCTCATACATTTTAGCAAACAGCCCGTCAACCTCGGCTTTACGCTTCTCTGCCTTTTTCAGCTCCGCAGCCTGCTTTTTCTTCGCAGAGTTCCTTTCCCTGTCGCTGACATTGAGCAGCCGTTTCAGCAGCTTGTCCTCATCTTTCTGTGCCAGCATAGACCAGTATTGCAGTCTTGCAAGCACATAGGCATACAGTACATCATAGCGGATATAGTGCATGGAACACTGGCGTAATTCCTGTCCGTTCTTGCTGCAATGGTAGTACCCGTATGGGTTTTTGTTCTGCTTGTTTTCCCCATAGGCTAAAGACCATCCGCAGTCTGCACATTTTATCAATCCTGCGAAAATCTGTGTCGTACCGTTTCTGCGTTTCCTGCGTCTGCTTGCAATCAGCTCTTGAACTTTTTGGAACACTTCTTCGGAAATGATGGCTTCGTGGGTATTTTCCACACGATACCATTCTTCCTGCGGCTTCCGCACCTTTTTCTTGTTCTTGAATGAAATGTTGCTCTGCTTGTTGTGAACGCTGTGACCGATGTAGGTTTCCTCTTTCAAAATGCTCTTGACCTGTGCAATCGTCCACGCATAGGCTTTTTC includes these proteins:
- a CDS encoding DUF5688 family protein; this translates as MVYNEFLETMKKQMELALGDGYSLTLRKVQKNNSLILDGLCIEKNGSPVAPSIYLNPFYEHYLDGVSLETITKKLLTAYHENSYPPFLNQFALSDYASISSRIAFRLINAASNQSLLKTMPHIPWLDLAIVFYLYIQENEDGIMTAAIYDHHIKTWGITVDDLYRQSLINTPSLFPPSISSMSCILESLDPGHLHYDPSLPDTPFYVLTNKNGINGAACILYKDTIKNFAEGMDRNILILPSSIHEVLLLPDDELVSYNDLAHLVTFINQTEVPAQDRLSNQVYRYSRSEDDFSIVSLSPSSVC
- a CDS encoding DUF5348 domain-containing protein, with translation MRKGTLVRDAESDRMMIRYGIEEYSDGLHCGTPLEVKVGSHWRQTRLEYDGADWYLVGIRTEQLEGLSVRTGKWGSHEN